Proteins found in one Triticum aestivum cultivar Chinese Spring chromosome 4D, IWGSC CS RefSeq v2.1, whole genome shotgun sequence genomic segment:
- the LOC123100248 gene encoding protein FAR1-RELATED SEQUENCE 5-like has translation MRAPSGMYSEEDTSLDHQHMAVDLTPAGMDTLSNRSNKGITELSDCSNPGCGVVDSITANPEFSELHSGRSAPKRKSKREAFEGMDYRIAPAVKSPFQKCVERAAFRGDADVFVPSVGTIFDSKDEAYDFYNMFSWECGFGIRYGKSSTNNKNYRTMQDIVCQCAGKEERPNTTTCRTGCEARIRLHRTDDHGWYVTVFINKHNHPLSVKCGEKKQWKSHSVISPLAKDFIRNLRENNIRFDQIYNILGSGLGSSLGVPFRKQTLRTLCATIAHDSIADDMAKTTSILQDMSATDPDFKVCVQVEGESRVKTVIWCNGKNQLDYAHFGDVVTFDTTYRTNLYNMPFGLFVGVNNHFQSIIFGGVLMVDEKTPTFEWAFRNFIDLMDGKHPTTILTDQCKAMQNALRSTMPHTRHRWCRWHVLKVLKEKIGHVYNKHSAFKKEFHAFERKWHQLIKKYKLQGNKYLRRIFKWRDMWAMPYFMGTFCAGMTSTQRSESANHLLKKFISRSSPMHLFVKQYNKLLDSRSQAEDEANYVSKQTRRRLVIGATIEIDAAAVYTKALYKKFSHELFRSGSFDARRSKPGHVYKVKLSPQLALTDYDKKVFTVKVEDGGDFVTCDCGFFDHVGLLCCHSLKVLVQNNIGKIPPRNIVKRWTLWARESRPLHLANEGEMGELSSQTTYRRNVLYVAAMDLIKEAESGSESFQTAFAAICEAKEKIASKKASDMLIDTIAEQANPVRHTITDVGSETQLLPPQRVLSKGRPSSLRPKSRMDYIVAKKARKHYKDGPCHAHEDTAGPMPPPPSKKRIVKCSLCKIPGHTKGNCTARGV, from the exons ATGAGAGCTCCATCCGGCATGTATAGCGAAGAAGACACCTCTTTAGACCATCAGCACATGGCTGTTGATCTCACTCCTGCCGGCATGGATACGCTCTCTAACAG ATCAAACAAAGGCATCACCGAGCTATCAGATTGTTCTAATCCTGGCTGTGGTGTTGTTGATTCAATCACAGCGAATCCAGAGTTCTCAGAACTGCATTCTGGAAGATCGGCACCTAAGCGGAAAAG TAAACGGGAAGCGTTTGAAGGAATGGACTACAGAATTGCCCCTGCAGTAAAAAGTCCGTTCCAGAAGTGTGTGGAGCGCGCTGCTTTTAGGGGCGATGCAGATGTGTTCGTTCCAAGTGTTGGAACAatctttgattcaaaggatgaaGCCTACGATTTCTACAACATGTTCTCTTGGGAGTGTGGTTTTGGTATTCGCTATGGAAAGAGTAGCACTAATAACAAAAATTACAGAACAATGCAGGACATCGTTTGCCAGTGTGCG GGCAAAGAAGAAAGGCCCAACACAACAACATGCCGCACTGGTTGTGAAGCTCGTATAAGACTACATCGAACTGACGACCATGGATGGTATGTGACCGTTTTCATTAACAAGCACAATCACCCACTATCTGTGAAGTGTGGCGAGAAAAAACAGTGGAAATCACATAGCGTTATAAGTCCTTTAGCAAAGGATTTTATTCGTAACCTCAGGGAGAACAACATCAGGTTTGACCAGATATACAACATATTAGGGTCAGGTCTTGGCTCTTCTCTAGGCGTGCCTTTTAGGAAGCAGACATTGAGAACTCTGTGTGCAACCATAGCTCATGATTCCATCGCTGATGATATGGCCAAAACCACTAGTATACTTCAGGATATGAGTGCCACAGATCCGGACTTCAAAGTTTGTGTGCAAGTAGAAGGTGAAAGCAGGGTGAAAACAGTAATATGGTGTAATGGTAAAAATCAGCTGGATTATGCACATTTCGGTGATGTGGTTACTTTCGACACCACTTACAGGACCAACCTGTATAACATGCCATTTGGGCTTTTTGTTGGTGTGAATAACCATTTCCAGTCTATTATTTTTGGCGGCGTCCTCATGGTTGATGAAAAGACTCCCACATTTGAATGGGCATTCAGAAACTTTATTGACTTGATGGACGGGAAACATCCTACTACTATATTGACAG ATCAATGCAAAGCTATGCAAAATGCTTTACGAAGTACAATGCCCCACACCCGTCATAGGTGGTGCAGATGGCATGTGTTAAAGGTCTTGAAAGAGAAAATTGGACACGTGTACAACAAACATTCTGCCTTCAAGAAGGAATTCCACGCATTTGAGCGAAAGTGGCATCAATTGATTAAAAAATACAAACTTCAAGGAAACAAGTACCTTCGCAGGATTTTCAAGTGGAGGGACATGTGGGCAATGCCATACTTCATGGGCACATTCTGTGCCGGGATGACCAGCACGCAACGGAGCGAGAGTGCGAATCATCTCCTCAAAAAGTTCATCAGCAGATCATCCCCAATGCACTTGTTTGTTAAGCAGTACAACAAATTGCTTGATTCCAGGAGCCAGGCAGAAGACGAGGCAAATTATGTCAGCAAGCAG ACACGCAGGCGGCTTGTAATTGGCGCTACTATCGAGATAGATGCAGCGGCTGTGTACACGAAGGCCTTGTACAAAAAATTTTCACACGAACTTTTTAGATCAGGCTCATTTGATGCACGCCGTTCCAAGCCTGGACACGTCTACAAGGTCAAATTGTCGCCGCAACTAGCCTTAACTGATTATGACAAAAAGGTATTCACCGTCAAAGTGGAAGACGGTGGGGACTTTGTCACATGTGATTGTGGATTTTTTGATCATGTCGGCCTGTTGTGCTGCCATTCATTAAAG gtATTAGTTCAGAACAATATTGGCAAGATTCCACCAAGGAATATAGTCAAAAGATGGACTTTATGGGCAAGGGAATCGAGACCACTGCACCTGGCAAACGAGGGTGAAATGGGGGAGCTGTCTTCCCAAACTACGTATAGAAGAAATGTTCTATATGTGGCTGCTATGGACCTTATCAAGGAGGCAGAATCCGGGTCTGAGTCATTCCAAACGGCGTTCGCAGCTATATGTGAGGCAAAAGAAAAAATTGCAAGTAAGAAGGCTTCAGATATGCTTATTGATACTATCGCCGAACAAGCAAATCCTGTCCGGCATACCATAACTGATGTTGGGTCAGAAACCCAACTTCTTCCTCCACAACGTGTGCTGTCTAAAGGACGACCTAGCTCCCTTCGCCCAAAGAGTCGTATGGATTACATTGTGGCTAAGAAAGCTAGAAAACACTACAAGGACGGCCCATGCCATGCTCATGAAGATACTGCCGGTCCAATGCCACCCCCTCCATCCAAAAAAAGGATTGTGAAGTGTAGCCTATGCAAGATTCCGGGGCACACAAAGGGTAATTGCACTGCTAGGGGAGTCTGA